A single region of the Grus americana isolate bGruAme1 chromosome 3, bGruAme1.mat, whole genome shotgun sequence genome encodes:
- the VIP gene encoding VIP peptides isoform X1, which yields MEHRGASPLLLALALLSALCWRARALPPRGAAFPPIPRLGNRMPFDGASEPDHAHGSLKSESDILQNTLPENEKFYFDLSRLIDRNARHADGIFTSVYSHLLAKLAVKRYLHSLIRKRVSSQDSPVKRHSDAVFTDNYSRFRKQMAVKKYLNSVLTGKRSQEELNPSKLRDEAELLEPSFSENYDSVDELLSHLPLDL from the exons ATGGAGCACCGCGGCGCCTCCCCGCTCCTCCTCGCCCTCGCCCTCCTCAGCGCCCTCTGCTGGCGGGCGCGGGCGCTGCCCCCGCGGGGGGCCGCCTTCCCCCCCATCCCGCG ATTGGGAAACAGAATGCCATTTGATGGAGCCAGTGAACCTGACCATGCCCACGGGTCATTAAAGTCTGAATCAGACATTTTGCAGAACACACTacctgaaaatgagaaattctaTTTTGATCTGTCCAGACTTATTGATAG aaatgcaaggCATGCTGATGGAATTTTCACCAGTGTCTACAGCCATCTTTTGGCTAAACTTGCTGTGAAGAGATATCTGCATTCGCTTATTAGAAAACGAGTTAG CTCCCAGGACAGTCCTGTCAAACGCCACTCTGATGCTGTCTTCACTGACAACTACAGCCGTTTTCGAAAGCAAATGGCTGTGAAGAAATACTTAAACTCAgttttaactggaaaaagaag CCAGGAAGAGCTAAACCCCTCTAAACTTCGAGATGAAGCAGAACTTCTTGAaccttccttttcagaaaactaTGATTCTGTAGATGAGCTGCTGAGCCACCTCCCACTG gaCCTCTGA
- the VIP gene encoding VIP peptides isoform X2, producing the protein MEHRGASPLLLALALLSALCWRARALPPRGAAFPPIPRLGNRMPFDGASEPDHAHGSLKSESDILQNTLPENEKFYFDLSRLIDSSQDSPVKRHSDAVFTDNYSRFRKQMAVKKYLNSVLTGKRSQEELNPSKLRDEAELLEPSFSENYDSVDELLSHLPLDL; encoded by the exons ATGGAGCACCGCGGCGCCTCCCCGCTCCTCCTCGCCCTCGCCCTCCTCAGCGCCCTCTGCTGGCGGGCGCGGGCGCTGCCCCCGCGGGGGGCCGCCTTCCCCCCCATCCCGCG ATTGGGAAACAGAATGCCATTTGATGGAGCCAGTGAACCTGACCATGCCCACGGGTCATTAAAGTCTGAATCAGACATTTTGCAGAACACACTacctgaaaatgagaaattctaTTTTGATCTGTCCAGACTTATTGATAG CTCCCAGGACAGTCCTGTCAAACGCCACTCTGATGCTGTCTTCACTGACAACTACAGCCGTTTTCGAAAGCAAATGGCTGTGAAGAAATACTTAAACTCAgttttaactggaaaaagaag CCAGGAAGAGCTAAACCCCTCTAAACTTCGAGATGAAGCAGAACTTCTTGAaccttccttttcagaaaactaTGATTCTGTAGATGAGCTGCTGAGCCACCTCCCACTG gaCCTCTGA